The following coding sequences lie in one Flagellimonas eckloniae genomic window:
- a CDS encoding RagB/SusD family nutrient uptake outer membrane protein yields MRKETFKNRFVQYIGAATALLLGQACTDLEPTFSDSVSIETSSGEFNGVASSSATLDALYSSGASNGLGINNAQTQTDDYALSEVAADNIAVLTRGADWSDNGVWRVLHAHTWDPNHLYVLQSWNKHNAAILLATQLLDSRSNPSASETAQAQVIRAFHVFSVLDYFGQVPFRGVDDDSTVDPTVLTPSEAFALAKSDLDAAISSGNLSTHGPDAPLRDDSSGGALTDVGQAMAHFMRARLNLNAEILTGTAGDMNQVISDVNAIEALGFQLDGLGADDPDGDESYFDIWDMANNTNQEVIMMLDGDARTRLYNMTHPNQGGWNGFVTMTETFRLHGTNDPAVDARVGESGENVIGLTTGYVRGQQIDPSGTPLEDRQGNPLVYEDELLTSLEVNNERNGIRIVKYPVRSASGGLPGDGFRDYVFARFTDAALMRAEAGLRGGTGATLTPLEEVNAIRARAGAAALGSLTLDDMPDVLARELNGEGVIGGRRDVLRRFGLYTTATWEMKTVVEDFRDLYPIPGSAIATNPNLVQNPGY; encoded by the coding sequence TGAAACCTCATCTGGGGAATTTAATGGAGTTGCAAGTAGCTCAGCTACACTAGATGCTTTGTACAGTAGTGGTGCAAGTAATGGTTTGGGAATAAACAATGCTCAAACCCAAACCGATGATTACGCTCTTTCTGAGGTAGCTGCAGATAATATTGCTGTTCTTACTAGGGGTGCTGACTGGAGTGACAATGGTGTGTGGAGAGTATTGCATGCACACACTTGGGACCCCAATCACCTTTATGTTCTTCAATCATGGAATAAACATAACGCGGCTATCTTATTAGCGACTCAGTTATTGGACAGCAGATCTAATCCTAGTGCAAGTGAAACAGCACAAGCTCAAGTTATCAGAGCCTTTCATGTTTTTTCAGTTTTGGATTATTTCGGACAAGTTCCTTTTAGAGGAGTAGATGATGATTCTACAGTAGATCCTACAGTTCTTACACCTTCTGAAGCATTTGCTTTGGCCAAGTCTGATTTGGATGCAGCAATCTCAAGTGGAAACTTATCCACTCATGGTCCAGATGCTCCGTTGAGAGACGATTCAAGTGGAGGTGCTTTAACAGATGTTGGTCAAGCAATGGCACATTTTATGAGAGCTAGGCTAAACCTCAATGCCGAAATCCTTACTGGAACTGCTGGTGATATGAATCAGGTAATTTCTGATGTAAATGCAATTGAGGCATTAGGTTTCCAACTTGATGGTCTTGGTGCTGACGATCCTGATGGTGATGAGAGTTATTTCGATATTTGGGATATGGCCAACAATACAAATCAAGAAGTGATTATGATGTTGGATGGAGATGCCAGAACTAGACTTTATAATATGACACATCCCAACCAAGGCGGTTGGAACGGTTTTGTTACCATGACGGAAACTTTCAGGTTGCATGGGACAAATGATCCAGCAGTTGATGCACGTGTAGGTGAATCTGGTGAAAATGTAATTGGTCTTACCACAGGGTATGTCCGAGGGCAACAAATTGATCCCAGTGGTACACCTCTTGAAGACAGACAAGGAAACCCCCTTGTATATGAAGATGAGCTTTTAACGTCTTTGGAAGTAAACAATGAGCGTAATGGTATCCGTATCGTAAAATATCCTGTAAGAAGTGCCAGTGGAGGACTTCCTGGAGATGGTTTTAGAGATTATGTTTTTGCGAGGTTTACAGACGCTGCATTGATGAGAGCTGAAGCTGGATTAAGAGGCGGAACAGGTGCTACACTCACTCCATTGGAAGAGGTAAATGCCATTAGGGCGAGAGCTGGTGCCGCTGCATTAGGCTCACTAACCCTAGATGATATGCCAGATGTTCTTGCAAGAGAATTAAATGGTGAAGGTGTAATTGGAGGCAGAAGAGATGTCCTTAGAAGATTTGGACTATATACAACTGCAACATGGGAAATGAAAACTGTAGTCGAAGACTTCAGGGATTTATACCCTATCCCAGGCTCTGCAATTGCAACCAACCCAAATTTGGTACAGAATCCTGGTTACTAA
- a CDS encoding VCBS repeat-containing protein, which yields MPNRFLHYFLFFIILTSVSCSKNKRTETNLSDETLFTSLDSTQTGISFVNEIENEEDFNIFLYRNFYNGGGVAIGDINNDGLPDIYLTANRKKNKLFLNKGDFTFEDITNSAGVSGTKAWSTGVVLVDINADGLLDIYVCNAGNIKGDDQKNELFINNGDLSFTEKAQDYNLADSGFTTHAAFFDYDKDGDLDVYMLNNSFIPVASLGYENKRDLRAEDWNVIDEIKGGGDKLFRNDNGIFKNVSEEANIYGSLVGFGLGVTVGDINNDLYPDIYVSNDFFEHDYLYINNQDGTFTESIKDWANHLSLFSMGADMADINNDGKSDVFVTDMLPEEDERLKNTTTFETFDTHQRKLQNDYYYQYMQNTLQLNTGNSFSEVANYSGVSGTDWSWGALLFDMDNDGYRDIYVCNGIYHDLTNQDFIDFFEDVARQQTAVKGTKEQKDVIINAMPSTPVSNYAFQNNKNLTFSNTAQDWGLSIPSFSNGAAYGDLDNDGDLDIVVNNVNQELFVYKNNAEKNNNNYLKISLEGIAPNTFAIGSIVELFVDEGIIRHELIPSRGFQSSVEYGMTIGLGQTTKIDSLRVIWPDDKTQILKGIAANTALTLKQSDANEIYQVIEETPIPFLSEIKSNMPSHQENKHIDFDYEGLISTMLSQEGPTVSIADIDNDGNEDVYVGGSKGEAAKIYFHKGKGELKSAYTQDAFRADRFFEDTASAFLDIDGDGDMDLVVGSGGNIPNDSPNYSNRIYLNDGKGNFTKSPNALISLNTNVSVIVPHDFDDDGDDDLFIGSRSVPGIYGVNPEHLFLQNNGDGSFSDVTENKAFHLKNAGMVTDATWADIDGDSKKDLVLTSDWGAPQIFKNNGRRLSPKASSLDSLYGWWNTVYPKDLDNDGDIDLIFGNQGSNFAYKASKEAPSKMFINDFDNNGTIEQIVTKHIENRNVPVAMKRELTNQLVSLKKQNLKFSDYATKSIDELLDSKVLENSIVKEVNTVKSMIALNDGNGNFELKPLPKETQFSCVCDINCTDIDGDGKLDIILGGNKYNFKPQYSRLDASYGSVLMAKEGGKFEWLPYQESGFYVRGEIKHLLPFKDRNGQEYLFVAINNEKPKIYKYSR from the coding sequence ATGCCCAATAGATTTTTACATTATTTTCTATTCTTCATCATTCTAACTTCTGTTTCCTGTTCAAAAAACAAAAGAACTGAAACAAATCTTTCAGACGAAACTCTTTTTACCTCTTTAGATAGCACACAAACTGGTATATCGTTTGTAAATGAAATAGAAAACGAGGAAGACTTCAACATTTTTCTATATCGCAATTTTTATAATGGCGGCGGAGTGGCAATAGGTGATATAAATAATGATGGTCTACCCGATATTTACTTAACAGCCAACCGCAAAAAAAATAAGCTATTTCTAAATAAAGGAGATTTTACCTTTGAAGATATCACCAATTCGGCGGGTGTTAGCGGAACAAAAGCATGGTCCACCGGTGTTGTTTTGGTTGATATTAATGCCGATGGGCTTCTTGATATCTATGTGTGTAATGCAGGAAACATTAAAGGAGACGACCAAAAAAATGAGCTTTTTATTAATAATGGTGACTTAAGCTTTACGGAAAAAGCTCAGGACTACAACTTGGCCGATAGCGGGTTTACCACCCACGCAGCTTTTTTTGATTATGATAAAGACGGAGATCTTGACGTATATATGCTCAACAATAGTTTTATCCCGGTTGCAAGCCTTGGATATGAAAATAAAAGAGATCTACGTGCGGAAGATTGGAACGTAATTGATGAAATAAAAGGAGGAGGGGATAAACTTTTTAGAAATGATAATGGAATTTTTAAAAATGTAAGCGAAGAGGCAAACATTTACGGAAGTCTTGTTGGTTTTGGTCTTGGTGTTACTGTTGGCGATATAAACAATGACCTGTATCCTGATATTTATGTGTCCAACGATTTTTTTGAACACGATTACCTCTACATCAATAATCAAGATGGAACTTTTACGGAAAGCATAAAGGATTGGGCCAATCATCTGAGCTTATTTTCAATGGGTGCAGATATGGCCGATATCAATAATGATGGAAAATCAGATGTTTTTGTAACGGACATGCTTCCCGAGGAGGATGAAAGGCTTAAAAACACCACCACCTTTGAAACCTTCGATACCCATCAACGTAAACTCCAAAATGATTACTATTACCAATACATGCAGAACACTCTGCAATTGAATACGGGAAATTCTTTTTCAGAAGTTGCCAACTATAGTGGGGTTTCTGGAACAGATTGGAGTTGGGGAGCGCTATTATTTGATATGGATAATGATGGATACCGCGACATTTATGTCTGCAATGGAATTTATCACGATTTGACCAATCAGGATTTTATTGACTTTTTTGAGGATGTTGCCAGACAACAAACTGCGGTTAAAGGCACCAAAGAACAGAAAGATGTCATTATAAATGCAATGCCTTCTACCCCAGTTTCCAACTACGCGTTTCAAAACAATAAAAACCTCACATTTTCCAATACTGCACAGGATTGGGGGCTAAGTATACCAAGTTTTTCAAATGGGGCCGCTTATGGTGATCTAGATAATGACGGAGATTTAGACATTGTGGTAAACAATGTAAACCAAGAACTTTTTGTATACAAAAACAATGCTGAAAAGAACAACAATAACTACCTGAAAATATCATTGGAGGGAATAGCGCCAAACACTTTCGCAATCGGAAGTATTGTTGAGCTATTTGTTGATGAAGGAATTATAAGACATGAATTAATCCCTTCAAGAGGGTTTCAATCTTCAGTTGAGTATGGAATGACCATCGGACTGGGACAAACAACAAAAATTGATTCACTACGGGTAATCTGGCCCGATGATAAAACCCAAATACTTAAGGGTATTGCAGCAAATACAGCATTAACCCTAAAACAGTCAGATGCAAATGAAATCTATCAAGTGATTGAGGAAACTCCAATTCCTTTTTTAAGTGAGATAAAGTCTAACATGCCCTCACATCAAGAAAATAAACACATAGATTTTGATTATGAAGGTTTGATTTCAACAATGTTATCCCAAGAAGGACCTACGGTTTCCATTGCTGATATTGATAATGATGGCAACGAGGATGTATATGTTGGAGGCTCCAAGGGTGAAGCCGCCAAAATTTATTTTCATAAAGGAAAAGGTGAACTAAAATCAGCTTATACTCAAGATGCTTTTAGGGCGGACCGATTTTTTGAAGATACCGCATCCGCATTTTTGGATATTGATGGAGATGGGGACATGGACTTGGTTGTTGGATCTGGAGGAAACATCCCCAATGACTCCCCTAATTATTCCAATCGCATTTATTTAAATGACGGGAAAGGGAATTTTACAAAAAGTCCAAATGCCCTAATAAGCTTAAACACCAATGTTTCTGTAATTGTGCCTCACGATTTTGATGATGATGGCGATGATGATTTATTCATAGGTAGCAGAAGCGTACCCGGAATTTATGGTGTAAATCCTGAGCATCTTTTTTTGCAAAATAATGGTGATGGAAGTTTTTCGGATGTGACTGAAAACAAGGCGTTCCATTTAAAAAATGCAGGGATGGTTACTGATGCTACCTGGGCTGATATTGATGGGGATTCAAAAAAAGACCTTGTATTGACAAGTGATTGGGGCGCTCCCCAAATCTTTAAAAATAATGGTAGAAGATTAAGTCCCAAAGCCAGTTCGTTGGACAGTTTATATGGTTGGTGGAACACTGTCTACCCAAAAGACTTGGATAATGATGGGGATATTGATTTAATTTTCGGCAACCAAGGAAGTAATTTTGCGTACAAAGCTTCCAAAGAAGCTCCATCAAAAATGTTCATCAATGATTTTGACAATAACGGAACCATTGAACAAATTGTTACAAAGCATATTGAAAATAGGAACGTACCCGTTGCAATGAAAAGAGAACTTACCAATCAGCTGGTTTCCCTTAAAAAGCAAAACCTTAAATTTTCGGACTATGCCACCAAAAGTATAGATGAGCTTTTGGATTCAAAAGTGTTGGAAAATTCTATTGTAAAAGAAGTCAATACTGTGAAAAGTATGATTGCATTGAATGATGGTAATGGAAATTTTGAGCTAAAACCATTGCCCAAAGAAACACAGTTCTCTTGCGTTTGTGATATTAATTGCACAGATATTGATGGTGATGGAAAACTCGACATCATCCTTGGTGGTAATAAATACAACTTTAAACCACAGTACAGTAGATTGGATGCCAGCTATGGTAGCGTTTTAATGGCAAAGGAAGGTGGGAAATTTGAATGGTTACCTTACCAAGAGTCCGGTTTTTATGTAAGGGGCGAAATTAAGCACTTGCTCCCTTTTAAGGATCGGAACGGACAGGAATACTTGTTTGTGGCAATAAATAATGAAAAACCAAAGATTTATAAATATAGCAGAT